Proteins encoded by one window of Desulfovibrio ferrophilus:
- the satP gene encoding acetate uptake transporter — MNQTYANPAPLGLMGFGMTTILLNIHNAGFFPISAMVLAMGLFYGGIAQVIAGIMEFKKGNTFGVTAFTSYGLFWLTLVALIVMPKMGLAEATPHGYMGCYLVLWGLFTLFMFVGTLKGGRVLRFIFASLTVLFFLLAARDFTGNETIGMIAGWEGMLCGASAFYLAMAEVLEEQFGRTILPM; from the coding sequence ATGAACCAGACATACGCCAATCCTGCCCCGTTGGGACTCATGGGTTTCGGGATGACCACCATCCTGCTCAATATTCATAATGCAGGCTTTTTCCCCATCAGCGCCATGGTGCTGGCCATGGGGCTGTTTTACGGAGGCATTGCCCAGGTCATTGCCGGGATTATGGAATTCAAGAAGGGTAATACCTTCGGTGTGACGGCCTTTACCTCCTACGGACTGTTCTGGCTGACATTGGTCGCCCTGATCGTCATGCCCAAGATGGGCCTGGCCGAAGCCACTCCGCATGGCTATATGGGTTGTTACCTGGTGCTGTGGGGTCTGTTCACCCTGTTCATGTTTGTGGGTACCTTGAAGGGTGGCCGCGTGCTCAGATTCATCTTTGCATCGTTGACCGTGCTCTTTTTCCTGCTGGCGGCACGGGATTTCACCGGCAATGAGACCATCGGCATGATTGCCGGATGGGAAGGGATGCTGTGTGGAGCCTCGGCCTTTTATCTGGCTATGGCCGAGGTCCTTGAAGAGCAGTTCGGGCGTACTATCCTGCCCATGTAG
- a CDS encoding cereblon family protein: protein MNQSTASTERPPEHPQPVFPLWLLREKPDEAEKAKQADREADRPGKGRKLLCRGCRTMITTDDTRINVSGKHRHVFANPAGYLYELGCFSQAPGCSHEGAPSWEFTWFPGHSWQIQVCRSCNALMGWSFRPPSGNGFSGLILAHLIEEDNNSD from the coding sequence ATGAACCAGTCAACAGCCAGCACCGAGCGTCCGCCTGAGCATCCTCAGCCCGTATTTCCGCTATGGCTGTTGCGCGAGAAACCCGATGAGGCAGAAAAAGCCAAACAGGCAGACCGCGAAGCTGATCGACCAGGCAAAGGGCGCAAACTTCTGTGCCGTGGATGCCGGACAATGATCACCACAGACGACACACGCATCAACGTCAGCGGTAAACATCGTCATGTCTTTGCCAACCCGGCGGGATACCTCTACGAACTGGGCTGCTTTTCTCAAGCTCCGGGATGCTCCCATGAAGGAGCCCCTTCCTGGGAGTTCACCTGGTTCCCAGGGCATTCATGGCAAATCCAGGTCTGCCGTTCATGTAATGCACTGATGGGCTGGAGCTTTCGCCCGCCCTCGGGTAACGGATTCAGTGGACTGATCCTGGCCCACTTGATTGAAGAAGACAATAATAGCGACTGA
- a CDS encoding 4-hydroxybenzoate octaprenyltransferase — translation MKLGALCRMIKIEHSVFALPFAYIGMVLAAGGWPGLVPFVLITVAMVAIRTYAMTFNRLADLEFDSLNPRTKDRPLVTGEISTRDAKIFLFITGLIFILACAGLNWLCLALSPIPLLVGAFYSYTKRFTPLCHFVLGSVLGLAPVASWLGVTPEFTVTAALFFFGVTFWVAGFDILYACQDAEFDREQGLNSMPANLGIPTALALSTFCHICTAIFFGLAGANAGLGWGYWIVWAPVAIALIWEHSLISADDMSRVNMAFFTVNGVIGVSLFLGVLMGLWF, via the coding sequence ATGAAACTTGGCGCACTCTGCCGGATGATCAAGATCGAACACTCGGTGTTCGCCCTGCCCTTTGCCTACATCGGCATGGTGCTGGCTGCGGGCGGCTGGCCCGGGCTGGTGCCCTTCGTGCTGATCACCGTAGCCATGGTGGCCATTCGAACCTACGCTATGACCTTCAACCGTCTGGCGGATCTTGAATTCGACAGCCTCAACCCGCGCACCAAGGACCGACCTCTGGTCACCGGCGAAATCTCCACCCGCGATGCCAAGATCTTCCTGTTCATCACGGGCCTGATCTTCATCCTGGCCTGCGCTGGTCTAAACTGGCTGTGCCTTGCGCTTTCACCCATTCCGCTGCTGGTGGGGGCATTCTACAGCTATACCAAGCGCTTCACCCCGCTTTGCCATTTCGTGCTGGGCTCGGTGCTGGGCCTGGCTCCCGTGGCCTCCTGGCTGGGCGTAACCCCCGAGTTCACGGTCACCGCAGCCCTGTTCTTCTTCGGTGTCACCTTCTGGGTGGCAGGCTTCGACATCCTCTATGCCTGCCAGGATGCCGAATTTGACCGCGAGCAGGGGCTAAACTCCATGCCTGCCAACCTGGGCATCCCCACGGCACTGGCCCTGTCCACCTTCTGCCACATCTGCACAGCCATCTTTTTCGGACTGGCCGGAGCCAATGCGGGTCTGGGCTGGGGCTACTGGATCGTCTGGGCACCCGTGGCCATTGCGCTCATCTGGGAGCATTCCCTGATCTCCGCCGACGACATGAGCCGGGTCAACATGGCCTTTTTCACCGTCAATGGTGTGATTGGCGTCTCACTCTTTCTGGGCGTGCTCATGGGGCTTTGGTTCTAA
- the tyrS gene encoding tyrosine--tRNA ligase, whose product MNIIDELKWRGLVYQATDEAELKKHFETPGRTLYCGFDPTAKSLHIGNMVPMLALLRFKRAGHDPIVLMGGATGRIGDPSGKDVERQLLDFDAIEGNIANIRSQVHALFGDDTKVVNNYDWTREMSVIEFLRDIGKNFTVNSMMAKESVRQRIERDEVGISFTEFSYQILQAMDFDHLYREYDCRLQIGGSDQWGNITAGTELVRKKSQGQAFAVTFPLLTTASGAKFGKSEKGAIYLDPELTSVWDMYQYWINVDDRDVVKLLKVFTFKTIEEIEALEKQLEEAPHLREAQKALAEEMTALFHGPEELAKVQNAVAVLFGSGDVTTVDAKTLRAALDSAPNVSYPANDIPPLPQIIADLELVKSKGQARKDIAAGAVRVNMEQIKDPTTTPTPEDFLHGEVLLIKKGKKHWGLVTLD is encoded by the coding sequence GTGAATATCATCGACGAACTCAAATGGCGCGGCCTGGTCTACCAGGCCACCGACGAAGCCGAACTGAAAAAGCATTTCGAGACCCCGGGCCGCACCCTGTACTGCGGCTTCGACCCCACGGCCAAGAGCCTGCACATCGGCAACATGGTGCCCATGCTCGCGCTCCTGCGCTTCAAACGCGCCGGGCATGATCCCATCGTGCTCATGGGCGGAGCCACCGGCCGCATCGGCGACCCCTCCGGCAAGGACGTGGAACGCCAGCTTCTTGACTTCGACGCCATCGAGGGCAACATCGCCAACATCCGCTCCCAGGTCCACGCCCTGTTCGGAGACGATACCAAGGTCGTCAACAACTACGACTGGACCCGCGAGATGAGCGTGATCGAATTTTTGCGCGATATCGGCAAGAACTTCACGGTGAACAGCATGATGGCCAAGGAATCCGTACGCCAGCGCATCGAGCGCGACGAAGTGGGCATCTCGTTCACCGAATTCAGCTACCAGATCCTGCAGGCCATGGATTTCGACCATCTCTACCGCGAATACGACTGCCGCTTGCAGATCGGTGGTTCCGACCAGTGGGGCAACATCACTGCCGGTACCGAGCTGGTGCGCAAGAAATCCCAAGGCCAGGCCTTTGCCGTGACCTTCCCGCTTCTGACCACGGCCTCTGGCGCAAAGTTCGGCAAGTCCGAGAAGGGCGCCATCTACCTCGACCCCGAGCTGACATCCGTCTGGGACATGTACCAGTACTGGATCAACGTGGACGACCGCGATGTGGTCAAGCTGCTCAAGGTCTTCACCTTCAAGACCATTGAAGAGATCGAAGCCCTGGAAAAGCAGCTGGAGGAAGCCCCGCACCTGCGCGAGGCCCAGAAAGCCCTGGCCGAGGAAATGACCGCCCTGTTCCACGGCCCCGAGGAATTGGCCAAAGTCCAGAACGCCGTGGCCGTGCTGTTCGGTTCGGGCGATGTGACCACCGTGGACGCCAAGACCCTGCGCGCAGCCCTGGATTCCGCCCCCAACGTCTCGTACCCGGCCAACGACATCCCGCCCCTGCCGCAGATCATCGCGGATCTGGAGCTAGTCAAATCCAAAGGCCAGGCCCGCAAGGACATCGCTGCCGGAGCCGTGCGTGTGAACATGGAACAAATCAAGGACCCCACCACCACCCCCACGCCGGAAGACTTCCTGCATGGGGAGGTGCTGCTGATCAAGAAGGGGAAAAAGCACTGGGGGCTTGTCACTCTGGACTAG
- a CDS encoding class I SAM-dependent methyltransferase: MNNEKLRETWDGIAEHHAARKRSSSQDLVSTLYEKSWWKHIEPLLAHIIGGRILEAGCGVGRWVDKLAPMGFEMVLSDFSPNMLQKARESVEENGHADRVTFEVADICDLGCLESDSFHMAVATGEPVTLCGNAPQAISELCRVVRPGGYVLCDASNRYRQAYDLFREGSSESVLQVLETGKYVNSKGLTVHLLGPDELAAVFKEQGMELLTVAGITPLFTFPPSQELKNAVQDPEVYQMLEAVDEKFAQDSGLVHLSSRLIAVARKSE, encoded by the coding sequence ATGAATAACGAGAAGTTACGCGAGACATGGGACGGAATTGCGGAGCACCATGCCGCACGCAAGAGAAGCAGCTCTCAGGATTTAGTTTCAACGCTTTATGAGAAAAGCTGGTGGAAACATATCGAGCCGCTGCTTGCCCACATTATCGGGGGGCGGATTCTAGAGGCCGGGTGCGGTGTTGGGCGATGGGTGGACAAATTGGCGCCCATGGGTTTCGAGATGGTGCTTTCGGACTTTTCCCCGAATATGCTGCAAAAGGCTCGGGAATCCGTGGAAGAGAACGGGCATGCGGACCGCGTGACTTTCGAGGTTGCGGATATTTGTGATCTGGGGTGCCTGGAGAGTGATAGTTTCCACATGGCAGTGGCCACTGGCGAGCCGGTGACGCTGTGCGGAAATGCTCCGCAGGCCATCAGCGAATTGTGTCGTGTGGTTCGCCCCGGAGGGTATGTGTTGTGCGATGCGTCAAATCGATACCGCCAGGCCTACGACTTGTTTCGCGAGGGCTCTTCAGAGTCAGTTCTGCAAGTTCTTGAAACCGGGAAGTATGTGAACAGCAAAGGGCTGACTGTGCATCTGCTTGGACCGGATGAACTGGCCGCCGTTTTCAAGGAACAAGGCATGGAATTACTCACCGTGGCCGGGATAACCCCCCTGTTTACATTCCCTCCGAGCCAGGAGTTGAAGAATGCCGTGCAGGACCCGGAGGTATATCAGATGTTGGAGGCAGTTGACGAAAAATTTGCGCAGGATTCCGGGCTGGTCCACCTGAGTAGCCGATTGATTGCCGTTGCCCGCAAGTCCGAGTGA
- a CDS encoding AIR synthase-related protein — translation MLRRIELGLKEHVTDNVGARVARGACHALGVAVDQCRIVKVFTIQGVDDDGFKTILETAALHDPVLHDASLEPIASGFDWIIEVGFRPGVTDNEGRTAKESVALVLGLSKTEAEHMAVFTSTQYLLSGDLSAEEVQRIAHDYLANELIQRYEIKSAAEWAATPGFEAKAAQVTGEAIDEVLTIDMEAMSDDELVAFSRENTLALSLKEMCMIREYYRDPAVRESRAAMGLPAAPTDAELEALAQTWSEHCKHKIFSSKIDYENKETGQRTEIDSLFGTYIVDSTKRIREERGEDDFCLSVFKDNAGVIKFDEDYSVCIKVETHNSPSALDPYGGALTGIVGVNRDPMGTGMGANLVCNTDVFCFASPFWTEALPPRLLHPRRVLEGVREGVEHGGNKSGIPTVNGSIVFHEQYLGKPLVFCGTIGLMPATLNGQPSHEKSALPGDAIVMCGGRIGKDGIHGATFSSEELHEGSPATAVQIGDPITQRKMYDFLMRARDMGLYNAITDNGAGGLSSSVGEMAEFSGGCKLDISKAPLKYDGLRPWEILLSEAQERMTMAVPQDKLAEFMALSEEMDVESSILGEFTDSGNFHVTYGDKPVACLSMDFLHDGVPQMELKAVWELQDVEEPYMPLFVTNQGDLLKKMLGRLNICSKEYVVRQYDHEVQGGSAVKPLTGVKNDGPADAGALRPVLGKDRGIVVSHGICPKFSKLDTYWMMASAIDEAIRNAVATGGNPRHMAGTDNFCWCDPVQSEKTPDGHYKLAQLVRANQALAHYCQAFGVPCISGKDSMKNDYTGGGTKISIPPTVLFSAMSVIEDVNKCVTSDFKQSGDLVYILGLTKPEMGGSELSELFKAPFFDVPQVDAVSARERYITLHATMQDSLVSAAHDLSDGGLGVAVAEMCIGGRLGAAIDLAKVPTCPDDMEVTDLLYSESNSRLLVTVRPENRNAFEAAFKGQHFALIGEVTGDGNLVVQKDGQPLINEHVDTLTSAWKAPFGTEGPGMENGGTGGEFCSVGAAGRDECITFE, via the coding sequence ATGTTGCGGCGAATCGAACTGGGGCTCAAGGAGCACGTCACAGACAACGTTGGCGCACGCGTGGCGCGCGGCGCCTGCCACGCTTTGGGCGTGGCGGTTGATCAGTGCAGAATCGTCAAGGTCTTCACCATCCAGGGTGTGGACGACGACGGATTCAAAACCATCCTTGAGACCGCTGCCCTGCACGATCCGGTCCTGCACGACGCTTCGCTGGAGCCCATCGCCAGCGGCTTCGACTGGATCATAGAAGTGGGCTTCCGCCCCGGCGTGACCGACAACGAAGGTCGTACCGCCAAGGAAAGTGTCGCTCTGGTTCTGGGCCTGTCCAAGACCGAGGCCGAGCATATGGCCGTGTTCACCTCCACCCAGTATCTGCTCTCGGGCGATCTGAGTGCCGAGGAAGTCCAGCGCATTGCCCATGACTACCTCGCCAACGAACTCATCCAACGCTACGAAATCAAGAGCGCTGCCGAGTGGGCTGCGACTCCGGGCTTCGAAGCCAAGGCCGCTCAGGTCACCGGTGAGGCCATTGACGAGGTCCTGACCATCGACATGGAAGCCATGAGTGACGATGAGCTGGTTGCCTTCTCTCGCGAGAACACCCTGGCCCTGTCACTCAAGGAAATGTGCATGATCCGCGAGTATTATCGCGATCCTGCCGTGCGCGAGAGCCGTGCTGCCATGGGTCTGCCCGCCGCCCCCACCGATGCCGAGCTGGAGGCTCTGGCCCAGACCTGGTCCGAGCACTGCAAGCACAAGATTTTCAGTTCCAAAATCGACTACGAGAACAAGGAAACCGGTCAGCGCACGGAGATCGACAGTCTATTCGGCACCTATATCGTGGACAGCACCAAACGCATCCGCGAAGAGCGTGGCGAAGACGATTTCTGTCTCTCTGTGTTCAAGGATAATGCAGGCGTCATCAAGTTCGACGAAGACTATTCCGTGTGCATCAAGGTCGAGACCCACAACAGCCCTTCGGCTCTGGACCCTTACGGCGGAGCCCTGACTGGCATCGTTGGCGTCAACCGTGACCCCATGGGCACGGGTATGGGTGCAAACCTTGTCTGCAACACCGATGTCTTCTGTTTTGCCTCGCCCTTCTGGACCGAGGCACTACCCCCGCGCCTGTTGCATCCCCGCCGCGTACTGGAAGGTGTGCGCGAGGGTGTGGAACATGGCGGCAATAAGTCCGGCATCCCCACGGTCAACGGTTCCATCGTCTTTCACGAGCAGTACCTGGGCAAACCCCTGGTCTTCTGCGGGACCATCGGCCTGATGCCCGCCACGTTGAACGGCCAGCCCAGCCATGAGAAAAGCGCCCTGCCCGGCGACGCCATCGTCATGTGCGGTGGTCGTATCGGCAAGGACGGCATCCACGGTGCGACCTTCTCTTCCGAAGAATTGCACGAAGGCTCACCCGCCACGGCTGTCCAGATTGGTGACCCCATCACCCAGCGCAAAATGTATGATTTCCTGATGCGCGCCCGGGACATGGGCTTGTATAACGCCATCACCGACAACGGCGCCGGTGGCCTTTCTTCCTCCGTGGGTGAAATGGCCGAGTTCTCCGGTGGCTGCAAGCTGGATATCTCCAAGGCACCGCTCAAATACGACGGTCTGCGCCCTTGGGAAATCCTGCTCTCCGAAGCTCAGGAACGCATGACCATGGCCGTACCTCAGGACAAGCTTGCCGAGTTCATGGCCCTGTCCGAGGAAATGGACGTGGAATCCTCCATCCTGGGCGAGTTCACCGACTCCGGCAACTTCCACGTCACCTACGGCGACAAGCCTGTGGCCTGCCTGTCCATGGACTTCCTGCACGACGGCGTTCCGCAGATGGAACTCAAGGCCGTCTGGGAACTCCAGGATGTCGAAGAGCCCTACATGCCCCTGTTTGTCACCAATCAGGGTGATCTGCTCAAGAAGATGCTGGGCCGCCTGAACATCTGCTCCAAGGAATATGTGGTCCGCCAGTACGACCACGAGGTCCAGGGTGGCAGCGCGGTCAAGCCTCTGACTGGCGTGAAGAACGACGGTCCTGCCGACGCAGGTGCCCTGCGCCCCGTGTTGGGCAAGGACCGCGGCATTGTGGTCTCCCACGGCATCTGCCCCAAGTTCTCCAAGCTGGATACCTACTGGATGATGGCCTCGGCCATTGACGAAGCCATCCGCAACGCCGTGGCCACGGGTGGCAACCCGCGTCACATGGCAGGCACGGACAACTTCTGCTGGTGCGATCCGGTCCAAAGCGAAAAGACCCCTGACGGGCACTACAAGCTTGCTCAGCTGGTGCGCGCCAACCAGGCCCTGGCCCATTACTGCCAGGCCTTCGGCGTGCCCTGCATCTCCGGCAAGGATTCCATGAAGAACGACTACACCGGTGGCGGCACCAAGATCTCCATTCCGCCCACGGTGCTGTTCTCGGCCATGAGCGTCATCGAGGACGTCAACAAGTGCGTGACCTCGGACTTCAAGCAGTCCGGCGACCTTGTCTACATCCTTGGTCTGACCAAGCCCGAGATGGGCGGCAGTGAACTGTCCGAGCTGTTCAAGGCCCCGTTCTTCGATGTGCCGCAGGTGGACGCCGTGTCCGCACGTGAACGTTACATCACATTGCACGCCACCATGCAGGACAGCCTTGTCAGCGCTGCCCACGACCTGTCCGACGGCGGACTGGGTGTGGCCGTGGCCGAGATGTGCATCGGCGGACGCCTGGGTGCTGCCATCGATCTGGCCAAGGTTCCCACCTGCCCGGACGACATGGAAGTCACCGACCTGCTGTACTCCGAGTCCAACAGCCGCCTGCTCGTCACCGTGCGCCCCGAAAACCGCAACGCCTTCGAGGCTGCGTTCAAGGGTCAGCACTTCGCATTGATCGGCGAAGTTACTGGTGACGGCAATCTGGTTGTGCAGAAGGACGGCCAACCGCTCATCAACGAGCACGTGGACACCCTGACCAGCGCCTGGAAAGCCCCCTTCGGCACCGAAGGCCCGGGCATGGAGAACGGTGGCACGGGCGGCGAGTTCTGCTCCGTGGGTGCCGCAGGCCGCGACGAGTGCATCACCTTTGAATAA
- a CDS encoding HDOD domain-containing protein, whose translation MADTTGKTILRSVRKGLEQAFPPVMAQLLRELVKPNPDFSDIAKVIGMDPVMSAAVLNLVNSPFYGLTQKVITLQRAAVVLGTKEILKIALSVSFVKDSKADHKENAEDAFSNWRLVVWSAIAAELIAERLCPELTDQAYLNTLLKDLSLLLMSRAAPEEVPELLRQDSLMCLKPEQLDIERKAWGMSHPELTVRALEEWSIPDLGNECITNHHDVEHLDNYQPMTQAVILATQWSELVNGCDRDPVLLVQFEILMKRKLGVSSEEIEELRLTCLHRFRSMLAILDLAEADPIQRLYEHSVQAMQNLYFQSMEINTVAGGPKSLARVIARHLRWNFDVENWELTLRSPLDESWTLIAPDKDGGIEDRATAELDIDLPWTLTKSRFLLIASGEKWGELRARCAGLSQETLQELALYIRFLSRAYEQYCLRHAVMESKARTLDALPVGVARLDMRGRIVECNNTFYEFLGKPENPKGRDILDCMALLDIIGADTEWRLFLGNDSKDVYSKILCLPNNEGLDTHRCMYLSAHKEGGAGDTSILFLAEDITEVSELEVQALKHGEFMEQLVESMQDLVMTVDASGRITFASPRLSHLLIGRNLFTIAKPVGAFSGSWAPAMLASTEGAVEVIMQLRDGSFKSMELMISLLRGNRPDTPTYLVVGRDLTAVRRLEEKLKRQAIYDGLTDLYNHYQFHALLNREARRSQRTSRPMGLIFFDLDGFKEINDRLGHQAGDQVLRDVAEAIRDKGRQGTDFPCRYGGDEFAVIATDVGDGGLQVLAQRIKKSIDDNLKGEVRISLGLALLEEGESPEMLLKRADHAAYAAKSRGGDQIVEAGE comes from the coding sequence ATGGCAGACACCACCGGAAAGACAATCCTGCGTTCCGTGAGAAAGGGACTGGAACAGGCCTTCCCCCCTGTCATGGCGCAGCTCTTGCGCGAACTCGTCAAGCCCAATCCCGATTTTTCCGACATCGCCAAGGTCATCGGCATGGACCCTGTGATGTCGGCAGCGGTCCTGAATCTGGTCAACTCTCCATTCTACGGTCTGACCCAGAAAGTCATCACCCTGCAACGCGCCGCCGTTGTCCTGGGCACCAAGGAAATCCTGAAGATCGCCCTGTCCGTGTCCTTTGTGAAGGACAGCAAAGCCGATCACAAGGAAAACGCCGAGGATGCGTTTTCCAACTGGCGACTGGTGGTCTGGTCGGCCATTGCAGCCGAACTCATCGCAGAGCGACTCTGCCCGGAGTTGACGGATCAAGCCTATCTCAACACCCTGCTCAAGGATCTTTCCCTGCTGCTCATGAGCCGCGCTGCGCCCGAGGAAGTTCCCGAACTGCTCAGGCAGGATTCACTGATGTGCCTGAAGCCCGAGCAACTCGACATCGAGCGCAAAGCCTGGGGCATGAGCCACCCCGAACTGACGGTGCGAGCCCTGGAGGAATGGAGCATTCCTGACCTGGGCAACGAATGCATCACCAATCATCACGATGTAGAGCATCTGGACAACTACCAGCCCATGACCCAGGCCGTCATTCTGGCCACGCAATGGTCGGAACTGGTCAATGGTTGCGACAGGGACCCCGTCCTGCTCGTCCAGTTCGAAATCCTCATGAAGCGCAAGCTTGGCGTTTCCTCCGAGGAGATCGAGGAGCTCCGCCTGACCTGCCTGCACCGGTTCCGCTCTATGCTCGCGATCCTGGACCTGGCAGAAGCCGATCCCATCCAGCGGCTGTACGAGCACTCGGTTCAGGCCATGCAAAACCTGTATTTCCAAAGCATGGAAATCAATACCGTCGCAGGTGGCCCCAAATCACTGGCTCGCGTCATTGCCCGCCACCTGCGCTGGAATTTTGATGTGGAGAATTGGGAGCTGACCCTGCGCTCGCCCCTGGATGAGTCCTGGACGCTGATCGCCCCGGACAAGGACGGTGGCATTGAGGACCGGGCTACGGCCGAATTGGACATCGATCTGCCCTGGACACTCACCAAGAGCCGTTTCCTGCTCATTGCCTCAGGCGAAAAATGGGGCGAATTGCGAGCACGCTGCGCTGGCTTGTCGCAGGAAACACTCCAGGAGCTTGCGCTTTACATCCGCTTCCTTTCACGGGCCTACGAACAGTACTGCCTGCGCCATGCCGTGATGGAATCCAAGGCCCGCACCCTGGACGCATTGCCTGTGGGCGTGGCCCGGCTGGACATGCGCGGCCGCATCGTGGAGTGCAACAACACCTTCTACGAATTTCTTGGCAAACCGGAAAACCCCAAAGGCCGGGACATCCTGGACTGCATGGCTCTGCTGGACATCATCGGTGCAGACACCGAATGGCGACTCTTCCTGGGCAATGACAGCAAGGATGTCTACAGCAAGATTCTGTGCCTGCCCAACAATGAGGGACTGGACACCCACCGCTGCATGTACCTCTCCGCCCACAAGGAGGGCGGCGCCGGGGATACGAGCATCCTTTTCCTGGCCGAAGACATTACAGAGGTCTCGGAGCTGGAGGTACAGGCCCTCAAGCACGGCGAGTTCATGGAGCAGCTGGTGGAATCCATGCAGGATCTGGTCATGACCGTGGACGCCAGCGGCCGCATCACCTTTGCATCCCCGCGTCTCTCCCATCTGCTGATCGGACGCAATCTGTTCACCATAGCCAAGCCCGTAGGCGCCTTCAGTGGTTCCTGGGCCCCGGCAATGTTGGCCTCGACCGAGGGCGCGGTGGAAGTCATCATGCAACTCAGGGACGGCAGCTTCAAATCCATGGAGCTGATGATCTCGCTGCTCAGGGGCAACCGTCCCGACACCCCGACCTACCTCGTGGTCGGGCGCGACCTGACCGCCGTGCGTCGCCTCGAAGAAAAACTCAAGCGCCAGGCCATCTATGACGGCCTGACCGATCTGTATAATCACTACCAGTTCCATGCCCTGCTGAACCGTGAAGCCCGCCGATCGCAGCGCACTTCCCGACCCATGGGACTGATCTTTTTCGATCTGGACGGATTCAAGGAGATCAATGACCGCCTTGGACATCAGGCCGGAGATCAGGTTCTCAGGGATGTGGCCGAAGCCATCCGTGACAAGGGCCGCCAGGGCACGGACTTCCCCTGTCGCTACGGCGGCGACGAATTTGCCGTCATTGCCACGGACGTTGGCGACGGCGGTTTGCAGGTCCTTGCCCAGCGCATCAAGAAATCCATCGATGACAACTTGAAGGGCGAGGTACGCATCAGCCTGGGGCTGGCATTGCTCGAAGAAGGCGAAAGCCCCGAAATGCTCCTGAAACGCGCGGACCATGCGGCGTATGCCGCCAAGTCACGCGGGGGCGACCAGATTGTAGAAGCCGGGGAATAG
- a CDS encoding polyprenyl synthetase family protein, with protein sequence MNDILKYLEGELPRINAFLEAEANKLDGVVQPAVKHVLGAGGKRLRPLLALLTAHALETEADLYPLACSLELLHSATLLHDDILDDAELRRGQEAAHLTFGKGSTILAGDVLLALANRLVADYGIPRLTSVLSEAIMLTATGEVKEIANVRNVDLSRDDYMDIITGKTAYLFQAAAECGAILSGKGPEMEQAAHAYGLNLGIAFQLVDDALDYVSPSDVMGKPSGGDLREGKMTLPLITYLATLDEKERTELLDQLVADSFTDEDIQRITGEVVDGGHAEATRDAAKHYADKARKALDAFPDTQEKSIMDSILDFVISRAK encoded by the coding sequence ATGAACGACATCTTGAAATACCTTGAAGGCGAACTGCCTCGCATCAACGCCTTTCTCGAAGCCGAGGCCAACAAGCTGGACGGCGTTGTGCAGCCCGCGGTGAAACACGTCCTCGGGGCTGGCGGCAAACGCCTACGGCCGCTGTTGGCCCTGCTCACCGCGCACGCCCTCGAGACCGAAGCCGACCTGTATCCTCTGGCCTGCTCGCTGGAACTGCTGCATTCCGCCACCCTGCTGCACGACGATATCCTGGACGACGCCGAGCTGAGGCGCGGCCAGGAAGCCGCGCACCTGACCTTTGGCAAGGGCAGCACCATCCTGGCCGGAGACGTGCTGCTGGCCCTGGCCAATCGCCTGGTGGCAGACTACGGCATCCCCCGGCTGACCTCGGTCCTGTCCGAGGCCATCATGCTCACGGCCACGGGTGAGGTGAAAGAGATTGCCAATGTGCGAAATGTCGATCTCTCCCGCGATGATTACATGGACATCATCACGGGCAAAACTGCGTATCTTTTCCAGGCCGCTGCTGAATGCGGCGCCATCCTCTCGGGCAAAGGCCCCGAAATGGAGCAGGCAGCCCACGCCTATGGCCTGAATTTGGGCATCGCCTTCCAACTGGTGGATGACGCCCTTGACTACGTCTCGCCCTCGGATGTGATGGGTAAGCCCTCGGGCGGTGACCTGCGAGAAGGCAAGATGACCCTGCCGCTGATCACGTACCTGGCGACCCTCGATGAAAAAGAGCGCACCGAACTGCTGGATCAGCTTGTCGCAGACTCCTTCACGGATGAGGATATCCAACGCATCACAGGTGAAGTGGTTGACGGCGGACACGCCGAGGCGACCCGAGACGCCGCCAAACATTATGCAGACAAGGCTCGCAAGGCGCTGGACGCCTTCCCCGATACCCAGGAAAAAAGTATCATGGACTCCATTCTGGACTTCGTGATCTCCCGGGCAAAATAA